A window from Streptomyces sp. NBC_00271 encodes these proteins:
- a CDS encoding ABC-F family ATP-binding cassette domain-containing protein, with product MAVNLVNVESVSKVYGTRALLDGVSLGVSEGDRIGVVGRNGDGKTTLIRMLAKLEEADTGRVTHSGGLHLGVLTQHDSLDPTATVRHEVIRDLADHEWAGNAKIRDVLTGLFGGLDLPGFPQGLDTVIGPLSGGERRRIALAKLLIEEQDLIILDEPTNHLDVEGIAWLAQHLRERRSALVCVTHDRWFLDQVCTRMWDVQKGAVYEYEGGYSDYVFARAERERIAATEEVKRQNLVRKELAWLRRGAPARTSKPRFRVEAANELIADVPPPRDKSELMKFASSRLGKTVFDLEDVTVQAGPKVLLKHLTWQLGPGDRVGLVGVNGAGKTSLLRAMAEAARSEGETQPVAGRISTGKTVKLAYLSQEVAELDPTWRVLQAVQAVRDRVDLGTGRELTAGQLCETFGFNKEKQWTPVGDLSGGERRRLQLLRLLMDEPNVLFLDEPTNDLDIETLTQLEDLLDGWPGSMIVISHDRFFIERTTDNVFALLGDGTLRMLPRGIDEYLERRKRMEEVAAAAVLAAAPAPSARAASSADARAAKKELQKIERQLDKISEKESKLHTQIADNATDFEKVAKLDAELRQLIGEREELELRWLELAEDA from the coding sequence ATGGCCGTCAACCTGGTCAATGTCGAGTCCGTCAGCAAGGTGTACGGCACCCGTGCCCTGCTCGACGGAGTCTCCCTCGGCGTCAGCGAGGGCGACCGGATCGGTGTGGTCGGGCGGAACGGCGACGGCAAGACCACCCTCATCCGCATGCTCGCCAAGCTGGAGGAGGCCGACACCGGCCGTGTCACGCACTCCGGCGGGCTGCATCTGGGAGTGCTGACCCAGCACGACTCCCTCGATCCCACCGCCACCGTCCGGCACGAGGTCATCCGTGACCTCGCCGACCACGAGTGGGCGGGCAACGCCAAGATCAGGGACGTCCTGACGGGACTGTTCGGCGGCCTTGACCTGCCGGGGTTCCCACAGGGGCTCGACACGGTGATCGGCCCGCTCTCCGGCGGTGAGCGCCGCCGTATCGCGCTCGCCAAGCTGCTCATCGAGGAGCAGGACCTGATCATCCTCGACGAGCCCACCAACCACCTGGACGTGGAGGGCATCGCCTGGCTCGCCCAGCACCTGCGGGAGCGGCGGTCGGCGCTGGTGTGCGTGACCCACGACCGGTGGTTCCTCGACCAGGTCTGCACCCGTATGTGGGACGTGCAGAAGGGCGCGGTGTACGAGTACGAGGGCGGGTACTCCGACTACGTCTTCGCGCGCGCGGAGCGTGAGCGCATCGCCGCCACCGAGGAGGTCAAGCGGCAGAACCTGGTGCGCAAGGAGCTGGCCTGGCTGCGGCGCGGCGCCCCCGCCCGTACCTCCAAGCCGCGCTTCCGCGTCGAGGCCGCCAACGAGCTGATCGCGGACGTGCCGCCGCCCCGCGACAAGAGCGAGCTGATGAAGTTCGCCAGCTCGCGCCTGGGCAAGACGGTCTTCGATCTTGAGGACGTGACGGTGCAGGCGGGCCCGAAGGTCCTGCTCAAGCACCTCACCTGGCAGCTCGGGCCCGGCGACCGGGTCGGGCTCGTGGGTGTGAACGGAGCCGGCAAGACCTCCCTTCTGCGCGCCATGGCCGAGGCCGCCCGCAGCGAGGGGGAGACGCAGCCCGTCGCCGGGCGGATCAGCACCGGCAAGACCGTCAAGCTCGCCTATCTGTCGCAGGAGGTCGCCGAGCTCGACCCGACCTGGCGGGTGCTGCAGGCCGTGCAGGCCGTCCGTGACCGGGTCGACCTGGGCACGGGACGCGAGCTGACCGCGGGGCAGCTCTGCGAGACGTTCGGCTTCAACAAGGAGAAGCAGTGGACGCCCGTCGGGGACCTCAGCGGTGGTGAGCGGCGGCGGCTTCAGCTGCTGCGGCTGCTCATGGACGAACCGAACGTCCTCTTCCTCGACGAGCCCACCAACGACCTCGACATCGAGACGCTGACCCAGCTGGAGGACCTGCTCGACGGCTGGCCCGGCTCGATGATCGTGATCTCCCACGACCGGTTCTTCATCGAGCGCACGACGGACAACGTGTTCGCGCTCCTCGGTGACGGCACCCTGCGGATGCTGCCGCGCGGGATCGACGAGTACCTGGAGCGGCGCAAGCGCATGGAGGAGGTCGCCGCGGCCGCCGTGCTCGCCGCCGCGCCCGCGCCGTCCGCCAGGGCCGCCTCCTCCGCCGACGCCCGCGCCGCGAAGAAGGAGCTGCAGAAGATCGAGCGTCAGCTCGACAAGATCTCCGAGAAGGAGAGCAAGCTCCACACCCAAATCGCCGACAACGCGACGGACTTCGAGAAGGTCGCCAAACTCGACGCCGAACTGCGTCAGTTGATCGGTGAGCGCGAGGAACTGGAGCTGCGCTGGCTGGAGCTCGCCGAGGACGCGTAA
- a CDS encoding TatD family hydrolase: MSSDKTEAPPLPEPLRVPVADSHTHLDMQSGTVEEGLAKAASVGVTTVVQVGCDLKGSRWAAETAAAYEAVHATVALHPNEAPRIVHGDPDGWSRQGARQPGGDGALDEALAEIDRLAALPQVKGVGETGLDYFRTGPEGKVAQERSFRAHIEIAKRHGKALVIHDRDAHADVLRVLKEEGAPERTVFHCYSGDAAMAEICAQAGYYMSFAGNMTFKNAQPLRDALAVAPLELVLVETDAPFLTPAPYRGRPNAPYLVPITVRAMAAVRGIDEDTLATALAANTARAFGY, encoded by the coding sequence ATGTCCTCCGACAAGACCGAAGCACCTCCGCTCCCCGAGCCGCTGCGCGTCCCCGTCGCCGACTCGCACACCCACCTCGACATGCAGTCCGGCACCGTCGAGGAAGGCCTCGCCAAGGCCGCCTCGGTCGGCGTGACCACGGTCGTCCAGGTCGGCTGCGACCTGAAGGGCTCCCGCTGGGCGGCCGAGACCGCCGCCGCGTACGAGGCCGTCCACGCGACCGTCGCCCTGCACCCCAACGAGGCGCCCCGTATCGTGCACGGCGACCCCGACGGCTGGTCCCGCCAGGGCGCGCGGCAGCCCGGCGGCGACGGCGCCCTGGACGAGGCCCTCGCCGAGATCGACCGCCTCGCCGCCCTGCCCCAGGTCAAGGGCGTCGGCGAGACCGGGCTCGACTACTTCCGTACGGGCCCCGAAGGCAAGGTCGCCCAGGAGCGCTCCTTCCGCGCCCACATAGAGATCGCCAAGCGGCACGGAAAAGCCCTGGTCATCCACGACCGGGACGCACACGCCGACGTGCTGCGCGTCCTGAAGGAGGAGGGCGCGCCCGAGCGGACCGTCTTCCACTGCTACTCCGGCGACGCGGCGATGGCCGAAATCTGTGCCCAGGCCGGGTACTACATGTCCTTCGCCGGAAACATGACCTTCAAGAACGCCCAGCCACTGCGCGACGCGCTGGCCGTGGCCCCCCTGGAGCTCGTCCTCGTCGAGACCGACGCGCCCTTCCTGACCCCCGCCCCGTACCGCGGACGGCCTAACGCGCCCTATCTCGTTCCGATCACGGTGCGCGCCATGGCGGCCGTACGGGGCATCGACGAGGACACGCTGGCGACGGCGCTCGCGGCGAACACGGCGCGGGCCTTCGGTTACTGA
- a CDS encoding acyltransferase family protein — MASSAHALAAATPASRDKYVDLLRVASLGTVVLGHWLMAAVSVRGDGRAEVGNLLAVEPRLQLLTWALQVMPVFFFVGGFSHALSYRSLRRKAGEHGENGENGEQGENGGGALYSVFLRARLQRLLRPTVVFIGVWGALALALQLAGRKGGLLDVSLRLVAQPLWFIGIYLAMVAFTPPLLRLHERYGWGAFGGLVAAAGLVDLLRFGFGVPYVEFLNFAFVWLAVHQLGFLRADGKLRRPYLLAGAGLAGVVLLVAYGPYPLSMVGMPGEKISNMAPPTFALLCHGLWLVGGVESLRGPARRWLRRPRVWRAVVAANGVSMTAFLWHLTAMLGVYGALLALGVRLPEPATGVWWAQVPVRVVVAGGVTALLVTVFRRFEQPSAVVLGEPGVSPAGARPAAVLGVTLCLFGVLGLSMVGFGGLLEGRTAVLIAVRVTAPVAVAMTLVGWLLVERAGRGRPAAAPA, encoded by the coding sequence ATGGCATCAAGCGCTCACGCCCTCGCCGCGGCCACACCCGCCTCGCGCGACAAGTACGTCGACCTGCTGCGGGTCGCCTCCCTCGGCACGGTGGTGCTCGGGCACTGGCTGATGGCCGCCGTGTCGGTGCGCGGCGACGGACGGGCCGAGGTCGGAAACCTGCTCGCCGTGGAGCCCCGCCTCCAACTGCTCACCTGGGCCCTCCAGGTCATGCCCGTCTTCTTCTTCGTCGGCGGCTTCTCGCACGCGCTGTCGTACCGCTCGCTGCGGCGCAAGGCCGGGGAACACGGAGAGAACGGAGAGAACGGGGAGCAGGGAGAGAACGGAGGAGGGGCTCTCTACTCCGTGTTCCTGCGCGCCCGGTTGCAGCGGCTGCTGCGGCCGACCGTGGTGTTCATCGGCGTGTGGGGAGCGCTCGCGCTCGCTCTGCAACTCGCGGGCAGAAAGGGCGGGTTGCTGGACGTGTCGCTGCGACTCGTCGCCCAACCGCTGTGGTTCATAGGGATCTATCTGGCGATGGTGGCCTTCACCCCGCCGCTGCTACGGCTGCACGAGCGGTACGGGTGGGGCGCGTTCGGCGGGCTCGTCGCCGCGGCCGGGCTCGTGGACCTGCTGCGGTTCGGGTTCGGGGTGCCGTACGTCGAGTTCCTGAACTTCGCCTTCGTCTGGCTCGCCGTCCACCAGCTCGGATTCCTGCGCGCGGACGGGAAGCTGCGACGCCCCTACCTCCTCGCGGGCGCCGGGCTCGCCGGGGTGGTGCTGCTGGTGGCGTACGGGCCGTATCCGCTGTCCATGGTGGGGATGCCCGGCGAGAAGATCTCCAACATGGCGCCGCCCACCTTCGCGCTGCTGTGCCACGGGCTGTGGCTGGTCGGCGGGGTGGAGTCGCTGCGGGGCCCCGCGCGGCGGTGGCTGCGCCGGCCACGGGTGTGGCGTGCGGTCGTCGCGGCGAACGGCGTGTCCATGACCGCCTTCCTGTGGCACCTCACCGCGATGCTCGGCGTGTACGGGGCGCTGCTGGCCCTCGGCGTACGGCTGCCGGAGCCCGCGACGGGGGTGTGGTGGGCCCAGGTGCCGGTGCGGGTGGTGGTGGCCGGTGGGGTGACGGCCCTGCTCGTCACCGTGTTCCGGAGGTTCGAACAGCCCTCCGCCGTGGTCCTGGGGGAGCCGGGGGTGTCGCCCGCGGGCGCGCGGCCGGCCGCCGTGCTCGGCGTGACGCTGTGCCTCTTCGGGGTGCTGGGGCTCTCCATGGTCGGGTTCGGCGGGTTGCTGGAAGGGCGTACGGCGGTACTGATCGCGGTGCGGGTGACGGCTCCGGTCGCCGTGGCGATGACACTCGTGGGGTGGCTGCTGGTGGAGCGGGCGGGACGTGGGCGGCCTGCGGCCGCGCCCGCGTAA
- a CDS encoding helix-turn-helix domain-containing protein, with translation MPIAVDIDVMLARRKMSVGELADRVGITPANLAVLKNGRAKAVRFATLAALCEVLKCQPGDLLRWEAEDTAGE, from the coding sequence ATGCCGATCGCCGTCGACATCGACGTGATGCTGGCCAGGCGGAAGATGTCCGTGGGCGAGCTCGCGGACCGCGTAGGGATCACGCCCGCCAACCTGGCGGTACTCAAGAACGGCCGCGCCAAGGCGGTGCGCTTTGCGACGCTCGCCGCGCTTTGCGAGGTGCTCAAGTGCCAGCCGGGCGACCTGCTTCGCTGGGAGGCCGAGGACACCGCGGGCGAATGA
- a CDS encoding ubiquitin-like domain-containing protein, with protein sequence MSNSPKSQYETYGLTGMSFVDRGTGEQPSYGAGGPDRGGYVDTYRPAYEALAVSEAPTEPILPRQTPTLVQTQALGDSGEGPRSGGRAAARRAARRRRAAERPDPLRLLPQALVVAFLAGGASAFVASDKAIELSVDGKERTLHTFADDVTELLAEEGVRVGEHDVVAPAPGTGLTSGDEIAVHYGRPVRLTLDGQPHEVWTTAHTVDGALQQLGVRAEGAYLSTSRSQRIGRQGLALDVRTERTVTIMADGRARTIRTNAATVGEAVEEAGITLHGEDTTSVPPGSFPRDGQTVSVMRITGTQEVREEAIPFLTTRTNDPLLFRGTEVVDRAGEPGARRVTYLLRTVNGVRQKPRRVGDEVVREPRGQVVRVGTKPRPDSMRDADRLNWSGLAACESGGRPGAVDPSGTYGGLYQFDTHTWHTLGGSGRPQDAPAAEQTRRAKKLYIRRGTSPWPHCGAHLHD encoded by the coding sequence GTGAGCAACTCGCCCAAGTCGCAGTACGAGACGTATGGCCTGACTGGAATGTCGTTCGTGGACCGAGGAACTGGTGAGCAGCCGTCGTACGGTGCCGGAGGCCCGGACCGCGGCGGCTACGTGGACACCTACCGGCCCGCGTACGAGGCACTGGCGGTGTCCGAGGCGCCGACCGAGCCGATACTGCCCCGGCAGACGCCCACGTTGGTGCAGACGCAGGCGCTCGGGGATTCGGGGGAGGGGCCCCGGTCCGGCGGGCGGGCCGCTGCCCGGCGCGCCGCCCGGCGCCGGCGCGCCGCCGAGCGTCCCGACCCGCTGCGGCTGCTGCCCCAGGCGCTGGTCGTCGCCTTCCTCGCCGGCGGCGCCTCCGCCTTCGTCGCCAGCGACAAGGCCATCGAGCTCAGTGTCGACGGGAAGGAGCGCACGCTGCACACCTTCGCCGACGACGTGACCGAACTGCTCGCCGAGGAGGGCGTGCGCGTCGGCGAGCACGACGTGGTCGCGCCCGCCCCCGGCACCGGGCTGACCAGCGGTGACGAGATCGCGGTCCACTACGGGCGGCCCGTGCGGCTCACCCTCGACGGACAGCCGCACGAGGTGTGGACGACGGCGCACACGGTGGACGGGGCGCTCCAGCAGCTCGGGGTGCGCGCCGAGGGGGCGTACCTGTCGACCTCGCGCTCCCAGCGCATCGGCCGTCAGGGCCTCGCGCTCGACGTCCGCACCGAGCGGACGGTGACGATCATGGCGGACGGGCGGGCCCGGACGATCCGGACGAACGCGGCGACCGTCGGCGAGGCCGTCGAGGAGGCCGGGATCACCCTCCACGGCGAGGACACGACGTCCGTCCCGCCAGGGAGCTTCCCCCGGGACGGACAGACGGTCAGCGTGATGAGGATCACCGGCACCCAGGAGGTCCGCGAGGAGGCCATCCCCTTTCTGACGACACGGACGAACGACCCCTTGCTGTTCCGTGGCACCGAGGTCGTCGACCGGGCCGGGGAGCCCGGGGCCCGGCGGGTCACCTACCTGCTGCGGACCGTCAACGGGGTCAGGCAGAAGCCGCGGAGGGTCGGGGACGAGGTGGTCCGGGAGCCGCGTGGACAGGTGGTGCGGGTCGGTACGAAGCCGCGGCCCGATTCCATGCGGGATGCGGACCGTCTGAACTGGTCCGGGCTCGCGGCGTGCGAGTCCGGCGGTCGCCCCGGCGCCGTGGACCCCTCAGGCACCTACGGCGGCCTGTACCAGTTCGACACCCACACCTGGCACACGCTCGGAGGGTCCGGGCGGCCCCAGGACGCGCCGGCCGCGGAGCAGACCCGCCGGGCGAAGAAGCTGTACATCCGCCGGGGCACGAGCCCGTGGCCCCACTGCGGAGCCCATCTCCACGACTGA
- a CDS encoding transposase family protein: protein MPADASSPIPLERLAEVPDPRDPRGVRHALVVMLALTACAVLTGATSLPAEATVRRLLGRIDGDALDRAVGRWPADRRAGADGRLRAVAVDGKTLRGAARATGRKIHLLAAPATPCTPSASTPATCSAEARSTS, encoded by the coding sequence GTGCCTGCCGACGCGTCATCGCCGATTCCGCTGGAGCGTCTGGCCGAGGTGCCCGACCCTCGCGATCCGCGCGGCGTACGGCACGCTCTGGTCGTCATGCTTGCGCTGACCGCGTGCGCGGTTCTGACCGGAGCGACCTCCCTGCCGGCGGAGGCGACGGTGCGTCGGCTGCTGGGCCGCATCGACGGTGACGCGTTGGACCGGGCGGTGGGCCGGTGGCCGGCCGACCGGCGCGCTGGCGCCGACGGCCGGCTGCGCGCAGTGGCGGTCGACGGCAAGACCCTGCGCGGAGCGGCCAGGGCCACGGGCCGCAAGATTCATCTACTCGCCGCACCAGCGACGCCATGCACACCCAGCGCGAGCACGCCGGCTACCTGCTCGGCCGAGGCGCGCAGTACATCGTGA
- the rsmI gene encoding 16S rRNA (cytidine(1402)-2'-O)-methyltransferase — protein MTGTLVLAGTPIGDVADAPPRLAQELAGADVVAAEDTRRLRRLTQALGVQPTGRVVSYFEGNEAARTPELVEALVGGARVLLVTDAGMPSVSDPGYRLVAAAVEKDIKVTAVPGPSAVLTALALSGLPVDRFCFEGFLPRKAGERLSRLREVEGERRTMVYFEAPHRLDDTLAAMAEVFGDGRRAAVCRELTKTYEEVKRGPLGELAAWAAEGVRGEITVVVEGAPDKGAEELDAGELVRRVRVREEAGERRKEAIAAVAAEAGIPKRDVFDAVVAAKNAAHSAP, from the coding sequence GTGACAGGAACCCTTGTTTTGGCCGGCACCCCCATCGGCGACGTGGCCGACGCCCCGCCCCGGCTCGCCCAGGAGCTGGCGGGCGCGGACGTCGTCGCCGCCGAGGACACCCGCAGGCTGCGCCGGCTGACCCAGGCGCTGGGCGTGCAGCCCACCGGGCGCGTGGTGTCGTACTTCGAGGGGAACGAGGCCGCCCGCACGCCCGAACTCGTCGAGGCGCTGGTCGGCGGGGCGCGCGTGCTGCTGGTGACCGACGCCGGGATGCCGTCCGTCTCCGACCCCGGGTACCGGCTGGTCGCCGCGGCCGTCGAGAAGGACATCAAGGTCACCGCCGTACCCGGCCCGTCCGCCGTGCTCACCGCGCTCGCGCTGTCCGGGCTGCCCGTCGACCGGTTCTGCTTCGAGGGATTCCTGCCGAGGAAGGCGGGCGAGCGGCTGTCCCGGCTGCGGGAGGTCGAGGGCGAGCGCCGCACGATGGTCTACTTCGAGGCCCCGCACCGCCTCGACGACACCCTCGCCGCGATGGCCGAGGTCTTCGGGGACGGGCGGCGGGCCGCCGTCTGCCGCGAGCTGACCAAGACGTACGAGGAGGTCAAGCGCGGACCGCTGGGCGAGCTGGCGGCCTGGGCCGCCGAGGGCGTACGCGGGGAGATCACGGTGGTGGTCGAGGGCGCGCCGGACAAGGGCGCCGAGGAACTGGACGCGGGCGAACTGGTACGCAGGGTGCGGGTGCGGGAAGAGGCGGGAGAGCGTCGCAAGGAGGCCATCGCGGCGGTCGCGGCCGAGGCGGGGATTCCCAAGCGCGATGTCTTCGATGCGGTGGTCGCGGCAAAGAACGCGGCGCACAGCGCCCCATAG
- a CDS encoding 4-(cytidine 5'-diphospho)-2-C-methyl-D-erythritol kinase, with protein MTESKTEPTTHTGRVTGTDVVTVRVPAKVNVQLAVGAARPDGFHDLANVFLAVGLYDEVTVTPADELRITCEGPDADQVPLDATNLAARAALELARRYGVEPGVHLHIAKDIPVAGGMAGGSADGAGALLACDTLWGTNASREELLDICAELGSDVPFSLVGGAALGVGRGEQLRTLEVGGTFHWVFAIAERGLSTPAVFREFDRMNEGVRIPEPVASQELLDALAKGDAGALARAVSNDLQPAALSLFPTLADTLAAGRNAGALAALVSGSGPTTAFLAADAESARAVADALRASGTCRTVRVTDGPAPGATVV; from the coding sequence GTGACGGAGTCGAAGACCGAGCCCACGACGCACACGGGCAGGGTCACGGGCACGGACGTCGTGACCGTACGTGTCCCCGCCAAGGTCAACGTCCAGCTCGCCGTCGGCGCCGCCCGCCCCGACGGCTTCCACGACCTGGCCAACGTCTTCCTCGCCGTAGGGCTGTACGACGAGGTCACCGTGACGCCGGCGGACGAGCTGCGGATCACCTGCGAGGGCCCGGACGCCGACCAGGTCCCCCTCGACGCCACGAACCTGGCGGCCCGCGCGGCCCTCGAACTCGCCCGCCGGTACGGCGTCGAACCGGGGGTCCACCTCCACATCGCCAAGGACATCCCCGTCGCGGGCGGCATGGCGGGCGGCAGCGCCGACGGCGCCGGCGCGCTGCTCGCCTGCGACACCCTGTGGGGGACGAACGCCTCCCGCGAGGAACTCCTCGACATCTGCGCCGAGTTGGGCAGTGACGTGCCGTTCAGCCTGGTGGGCGGGGCGGCGCTGGGTGTCGGACGGGGCGAGCAGCTGCGGACGCTCGAGGTCGGCGGGACCTTCCACTGGGTCTTCGCGATCGCCGAGCGCGGGCTGTCGACCCCGGCGGTCTTCCGGGAGTTCGACCGGATGAACGAGGGTGTGCGGATCCCGGAGCCTGTCGCCTCGCAGGAGCTGCTCGACGCGCTGGCCAAGGGGGACGCCGGGGCCCTCGCCCGCGCCGTCTCCAACGACCTCCAGCCCGCCGCCCTCTCCCTCTTCCCGACCCTCGCCGACACGCTCGCCGCCGGGCGGAACGCCGGTGCGCTCGCGGCCCTGGTCTCCGGCTCGGGGCCGACCACGGCCTTCCTCGCGGCGGACGCCGAGTCCGCGCGGGCGGTCGCCGACGCGCTGCGCGCCTCCGGCACCTGCCGGACGGTACGGGTCACCGACGGCCCCGCCCCCGGCGCGACGGTCGTCTGA
- a CDS encoding dolichyl-phosphate-mannose--protein mannosyltransferase, which yields MTSTASSTDTRQGQATEERRPSWQQRLRRFGYNAPPRSDVRDRLVPPYAEPSPRIWAAFGLRHEIAERITRWSGWGGPLLVTLMAGLMRFWNLGSPKAVIFDETYYAKDAWALIHRGYEVNWDKNANDLILQNNGHVGIPSDAAYVVHPPVGKYVIGLGEWMFGFNPFGWRFMTALLGTLSVLLLCRIGRRMFRSTFLGCLAGALMAVDGLHFVMSRTSLLDGVLMFFVLAAFGCLIVDRDRARARLAAALPTDPDGLVRPDAHIAESTRLGWRPWRWTAGLMLGLALGTKWSGLYILFAFCVMAVLWDVAARRVAGARHPYVAALKHDTGITFLATVPVAIATYFLSWTGWILSPTNGKGGYFRNWAATDGKGGSWAFLPDWLRSLWHYEHEVYEFHVGLSSPHTYQSNPWSWIVLGRPVSYFYESPLPGKDGCPADAGGKCAREVLALGTPLLWWAACFAIVYVLWRWAFRRDWRAGAIACGIAAGYLPWFMYQERTIFFFYAIIFVPFLCLAVAMMIGAILGPPGSTERRRVIGAASAGVLVLLIAWNFIYFWPLYTGTAIPIDQWRSRMWLDTWV from the coding sequence GTGACCAGTACCGCGTCCTCCACGGACACCCGGCAGGGCCAGGCAACCGAAGAACGGCGGCCGTCGTGGCAGCAGCGGCTGCGCCGCTTCGGATACAACGCGCCGCCCAGAAGCGATGTGCGTGATCGGCTCGTGCCGCCGTACGCCGAGCCCAGCCCCCGGATCTGGGCTGCGTTCGGGCTGCGCCACGAGATCGCGGAGCGCATCACGCGCTGGTCGGGCTGGGGCGGCCCGCTGCTCGTGACCCTGATGGCGGGGCTGATGCGGTTCTGGAACCTGGGCAGCCCGAAGGCGGTGATATTCGACGAGACGTACTACGCCAAGGACGCCTGGGCACTGATCCACCGCGGGTACGAGGTCAACTGGGACAAGAACGCCAATGACCTGATCCTGCAGAACAACGGGCACGTCGGCATTCCCTCCGACGCCGCCTATGTGGTGCATCCCCCGGTCGGCAAGTACGTCATCGGGCTCGGCGAATGGATGTTCGGCTTCAACCCGTTCGGCTGGCGTTTCATGACGGCGCTGCTCGGCACGCTGTCGGTGCTGCTGCTGTGCCGGATCGGGCGCCGGATGTTCCGCTCGACGTTCCTGGGCTGTCTCGCGGGCGCGCTGATGGCGGTGGACGGGCTGCACTTCGTGATGAGCCGCACCTCGCTGCTCGACGGTGTGCTGATGTTCTTCGTGCTGGCGGCCTTCGGCTGTCTGATCGTGGACCGCGACCGCGCGCGCGCCCGACTGGCGGCCGCCCTGCCCACGGACCCGGACGGTCTCGTACGCCCCGACGCACACATCGCCGAGTCCACCCGCCTCGGCTGGCGCCCCTGGCGCTGGACGGCCGGTCTGATGCTGGGCCTGGCCCTCGGCACCAAGTGGAGCGGCCTGTACATCCTCTTCGCGTTCTGCGTGATGGCGGTCCTGTGGGACGTCGCCGCCCGCCGGGTCGCGGGCGCCCGACACCCGTATGTGGCGGCCCTCAAGCACGACACGGGCATCACGTTCCTCGCGACGGTCCCGGTGGCGATCGCCACGTACTTCCTCTCCTGGACCGGCTGGATCCTCTCCCCCACGAACGGCAAGGGCGGCTACTTCCGCAACTGGGCCGCGACCGACGGCAAGGGCGGCAGCTGGGCCTTCCTGCCCGACTGGCTGCGCAGCCTGTGGCACTACGAGCACGAGGTGTACGAGTTCCACGTCGGCCTCTCGTCCCCGCACACCTACCAGTCGAACCCGTGGAGCTGGATCGTCCTGGGCCGCCCTGTCTCGTACTTCTACGAGTCCCCGCTGCCCGGCAAGGACGGCTGCCCGGCGGACGCGGGCGGCAAGTGCGCCCGCGAGGTCCTGGCCCTGGGCACGCCCCTCCTCTGGTGGGCCGCCTGCTTCGCGATCGTCTACGTCCTGTGGCGCTGGGCCTTCCGCCGCGACTGGCGGGCGGGCGCGATCGCCTGCGGCATCGCGGCCGGCTACCTCCCCTGGTTCATGTACCAGGAGCGCACGATCTTCTTCTTCTACGCCATCATCTTCGTCCCGTTCCTGTGCCTGGCGGTCGCCATGATGATCGGCGCGATCCTCGGCCCACCCGGCTCCACGGAACGCCGCCGCGTCATCGGCGCGGCGAGCGCGGGCGTCCTGGTCCTCCTGATCGCCTGGAACTTCATCTACTTCTGGCCCCTGTACACGGGCACCGCGATCCCCATAGACCAGTGGCGCTCCCGGATGTGGCTGGACACCTGGGTCTAG
- the rsmA gene encoding 16S rRNA (adenine(1518)-N(6)/adenine(1519)-N(6))-dimethyltransferase RsmA — protein MNSPTPDALLGPADVRELAGALGVRPTKQRGQNFVIDANTVRRIVRTAGVRADDVVVEVGPGLGSLTLALLEAADRVVAVEIDDVLAGALPATIAARMPARADRFALVHSDAMHVDELPGPAPTALVANLPYNVAVPVLLHMLATFPTIERTLVMVQAEVADRLAADPGSKVYGVPSVKANWYADVKRAGSIGRNVFWPAPNVDSGLVSLVRRAEPIRTTASKREVFAVVDAAFAQRRKTLRAALAGWAGSAAAAEVALVAAGVSPQARGESLTVEEFARIAENKAENKAENKAEGKAENAESKAENKESAQP, from the coding sequence GTGAACAGCCCCACCCCCGACGCCCTCCTGGGCCCCGCCGACGTCCGCGAGCTCGCGGGTGCCCTCGGCGTGCGGCCCACCAAGCAGCGCGGCCAGAACTTCGTGATCGACGCCAACACCGTGCGCCGCATCGTGCGCACCGCCGGCGTGCGGGCCGACGACGTGGTCGTCGAGGTCGGCCCCGGCCTCGGCTCGCTGACCCTCGCGCTGCTGGAGGCGGCCGACCGGGTCGTCGCCGTGGAGATCGACGACGTACTCGCGGGGGCGCTCCCGGCGACCATCGCCGCCCGTATGCCGGCCCGCGCCGACCGCTTCGCACTCGTGCACTCCGACGCCATGCACGTGGACGAGCTCCCCGGCCCCGCCCCCACCGCCCTCGTCGCGAACCTCCCGTACAACGTCGCCGTCCCCGTGCTGCTGCACATGCTCGCCACCTTCCCGACCATCGAGCGCACGCTGGTGATGGTGCAGGCCGAGGTCGCCGACCGGCTCGCCGCCGACCCCGGCTCGAAGGTGTACGGCGTGCCGAGCGTCAAGGCCAACTGGTACGCCGACGTGAAGCGGGCCGGCTCCATCGGACGGAACGTCTTCTGGCCCGCGCCGAACGTCGACAGCGGCCTCGTGTCGCTCGTCAGGCGCGCCGAGCCCATCAGGACCACGGCCTCCAAGCGCGAGGTCTTCGCGGTCGTCGACGCCGCCTTCGCCCAGCGGCGCAAGACGCTGCGCGCCGCCCTCGCCGGGTGGGCCGGTTCCGCGGCCGCCGCCGAGGTCGCGCTCGTCGCCGCCGGGGTCTCACCGCAGGCCCGCGGGGAGTCGCTGACAGTGGAGGAGTTCGCCCGTATCGCCGAGAACAAGGCCGAGAACAAGGCCGAGAACAAGGCCGAGGGCAAGGCTGAGAACGCCGAGAGCAAGGCCGAGAACAAGGAGAGCGCTCAGCCGTGA